Proteins from a single region of Streptomyces spectabilis:
- a CDS encoding FAD-binding oxidoreductase yields MALSDPLAQRLTFRPGQEGYEDEIAGFQTGFTQEPDIVVAASDADDVVAAVRYAAEAGLPVGVQATGHGLPDAARGGVLISTRRMDSVEVDAAARTVRVGAGVRWAHVVAAAAEHGLAPLNGSAPSVGVVSYTLGGGVGILAREFGYAADHVRSVDVVTADGELRHVTAASEPELFWGLLGGGANLGVVTALEIGLVPVARLYGGALAFDGREVDPAALLRGYAAWTETVPDELTSSVAALVYPDVPQLPPHLRGRYLVSVRIAYTGPAEDGERLVAPLRALGPTVSDGLREMPYAESHTIHNDPDFPHAYYGDNLMLTELDLAGAERLLALTGPAADHMHVVQLNHLGGALARPVGHDNAVPHRAAAWAVRLLSPLEGTDRAALRELYARAFAPLAPHAVGRSVNFALAGGDRPDGVYDADTQKRLAGLKATYDPANLFRRNYGVG; encoded by the coding sequence GTGGCACTCAGCGACCCCCTCGCACAGCGACTCACCTTCCGCCCCGGACAGGAGGGGTACGAGGACGAGATCGCGGGATTCCAGACGGGTTTCACCCAGGAGCCGGACATCGTCGTCGCCGCGTCGGACGCCGACGACGTCGTGGCCGCCGTGCGGTACGCGGCCGAGGCGGGCCTGCCCGTCGGCGTGCAGGCCACCGGGCACGGGCTGCCGGACGCGGCCCGGGGTGGCGTCCTGATCAGCACCCGCCGGATGGACTCCGTGGAGGTCGACGCGGCGGCCCGCACGGTCCGGGTCGGAGCCGGGGTGCGCTGGGCCCACGTCGTGGCGGCCGCCGCGGAGCACGGCCTGGCCCCGCTGAACGGCTCGGCGCCGAGCGTCGGCGTCGTGTCGTACACGCTCGGCGGCGGCGTCGGCATCCTGGCGCGGGAGTTCGGCTACGCGGCCGACCACGTGCGCTCGGTGGACGTCGTGACGGCCGACGGCGAGCTGCGGCACGTGACCGCGGCGAGCGAGCCCGAGCTGTTCTGGGGCCTGCTCGGCGGCGGCGCGAACCTCGGCGTGGTGACCGCCCTGGAGATCGGCCTGGTGCCGGTGGCGCGCCTGTACGGCGGCGCCCTCGCCTTCGACGGCCGCGAGGTCGACCCGGCGGCGCTCCTGCGCGGCTACGCCGCCTGGACCGAGACCGTGCCCGACGAGCTGACCTCGTCCGTCGCCGCCCTGGTCTACCCGGACGTCCCGCAGCTCCCGCCGCATCTGCGGGGCCGCTATCTGGTGAGCGTCCGCATCGCCTACACCGGCCCGGCCGAGGACGGCGAGCGCCTGGTGGCGCCGCTGCGCGCGCTCGGGCCCACCGTCTCGGACGGCCTGCGCGAGATGCCGTACGCGGAGAGCCACACGATCCACAACGACCCGGACTTCCCGCACGCCTACTACGGCGACAACCTGATGCTGACCGAGCTCGACCTGGCGGGCGCCGAGCGGCTGCTCGCGCTCACCGGGCCCGCCGCGGACCACATGCACGTCGTCCAGCTCAACCACCTGGGCGGCGCGCTCGCCCGCCCCGTCGGCCACGACAACGCCGTGCCGCACCGCGCCGCGGCCTGGGCGGTGCGGCTCCTGTCCCCCCTTGAGGGCACGGACCGCGCGGCCCTGCGGGAGCTGTACGCGCGGGCGTTCGCCCCGCTGGCGCCGCACGCCGTCGGCCGGTCGGTGAACTTCGCGCTCGCGGGCGGCGACCGCCCCGACGGCGTGTACGACGCGGACACGCAGAAGAGGCTCGCCGGGCTGAAGGCCACGTACGACCCGGCGAACCTCTTCAGGCGGAACTACGGCGTCGGCTGA
- a CDS encoding biotin transporter BioY: MSTAAATTRPGQVLADLIPASRLRDATLVIGGAALTGLAAQISVPVPGSPVPVTGQTFAALLVGTALGARRGFLSLALYALVGMAGVPWFAEAKSGYGMPSFGYVLGMMLAAAAVGSLARRGADRNVLRTAGTMVLGSAIIYGVGVPYLAASTGMSLTEAVAAGLTPFLIGDALKAALAMGALPLSWKLLGDRG, translated from the coding sequence ATGAGCACAGCCGCCGCCACCACCCGTCCGGGCCAGGTCCTGGCCGACCTGATCCCCGCCTCCCGCCTGCGCGACGCGACCCTCGTGATCGGCGGCGCCGCGCTCACCGGCCTGGCCGCCCAGATCTCCGTGCCCGTGCCGGGCTCGCCGGTGCCGGTGACGGGGCAGACCTTCGCCGCGCTCCTGGTCGGCACGGCGCTCGGCGCGCGCCGCGGCTTCCTGTCGCTCGCGCTGTACGCCCTGGTGGGCATGGCGGGCGTGCCGTGGTTCGCCGAGGCGAAGTCCGGCTACGGGATGCCCTCGTTCGGCTACGTCCTCGGCATGATGCTCGCCGCCGCCGCGGTGGGCTCCCTGGCCCGGCGCGGCGCCGACCGGAACGTGCTGCGCACCGCCGGGACGATGGTCCTCGGCTCCGCGATCATCTACGGCGTCGGCGTGCCGTACCTGGCCGCGTCCACCGGCATGTCCCTGACCGAGGCGGTCGCCGCGGGCCTCACCCCGTTCCTCATCGGTGACGCCCTCAAGGCCGCCCTCGCCATGGGCGCGCTGCCGCTGTCGTGGAAGCTGCTCGGCGACAGGGGCTGA
- a CDS encoding amino acid permease, translating into MHDQQRPDSGVPSTAPADPFAPSEPLGGGLKQRHLTMLGLGGVIGAGLFVGSGAGIAVAGPGIVLSYLIAGALAMCVMRMLGEMSAAMPASGAFSVHAERALGRWAGFSVGWMYWFLLVVVLAVEATGAARIAHAWAPGVPQWAWVLLFMVFFTGANLSAVKNFGEFEFWFAALKVFAIVAFLVLGLLAVFGVLPDTDPVGLTHLTGEGGFLPLGWDGVISGVVVVLFAFGGLEIVTIAAAESDDPVRSVARAVRSAVYRILFFYVGSMLVIVTVLPWTAQQPGFSPYVKVLDSIGVPSAGTLMNIVVFVALLSSLNANLYGASRMVFSLAERGEAPRGLLRVSRGGVPRRAVLASVAFGFVSVLLNLKWPDSVFLYMLNSVGAALLFVWALIAVSQLRLRRRIEREAPERLTLRMWFFPWLTWAALAAMGVVIALMLRDDGARPQLLWSAGATAVVIAVALLREWATRRTRHT; encoded by the coding sequence ATGCACGATCAACAGCGGCCCGACTCGGGGGTGCCCTCGACGGCTCCCGCGGACCCCTTCGCCCCCTCCGAGCCCCTCGGCGGCGGCCTCAAGCAGCGCCATCTGACGATGCTGGGCCTCGGCGGTGTCATCGGGGCCGGCCTGTTCGTCGGTTCGGGCGCCGGGATCGCGGTCGCCGGGCCCGGCATCGTCCTGTCGTATCTGATCGCGGGCGCGCTCGCGATGTGCGTGATGCGGATGCTCGGCGAGATGTCGGCGGCGATGCCCGCGTCGGGCGCGTTCTCCGTGCACGCCGAGCGGGCCCTCGGCCGCTGGGCCGGGTTCTCGGTCGGCTGGATGTACTGGTTCCTGCTCGTCGTCGTGCTCGCCGTGGAGGCGACCGGCGCGGCGCGGATCGCGCACGCGTGGGCGCCGGGCGTCCCGCAGTGGGCGTGGGTGCTCCTCTTCATGGTGTTCTTCACCGGCGCCAACCTGTCGGCGGTGAAGAACTTCGGCGAGTTCGAGTTCTGGTTCGCCGCCCTGAAGGTCTTCGCGATCGTCGCGTTCCTGGTGCTCGGCCTCCTCGCGGTCTTCGGGGTGCTGCCGGACACCGACCCGGTCGGCCTCACCCACCTCACCGGCGAGGGTGGCTTCCTGCCGCTCGGCTGGGACGGGGTGATCTCCGGCGTGGTCGTGGTCCTCTTCGCCTTCGGCGGCCTGGAGATCGTCACGATCGCGGCCGCCGAGTCCGACGACCCGGTGCGCTCCGTGGCCCGCGCGGTGCGCAGCGCCGTGTACCGCATCCTCTTCTTCTACGTCGGCTCGATGCTGGTCATCGTGACGGTGCTGCCGTGGACGGCGCAGCAGCCCGGGTTCAGCCCGTATGTGAAGGTGCTCGACTCGATCGGCGTCCCGTCGGCCGGGACCCTGATGAACATCGTGGTGTTCGTGGCGCTCCTGTCGTCCCTGAACGCCAATCTGTACGGCGCCTCGCGCATGGTCTTCTCCCTCGCCGAGCGCGGCGAGGCGCCCCGGGGCCTGCTGCGCGTTTCGCGGGGCGGGGTGCCGCGGCGCGCGGTCCTCGCCTCGGTGGCCTTCGGCTTCGTCTCGGTGCTGCTCAATCTGAAGTGGCCCGACTCCGTCTTCCTCTACATGCTCAACTCGGTCGGCGCGGCCCTGCTCTTCGTCTGGGCGCTCATCGCCGTCTCGCAGCTGCGGCTTCGGCGCCGCATCGAGCGCGAGGCACCGGAGCGGCTCACCCTGCGGATGTGGTTCTTCCCCTGGCTGACGTGGGCGGCGCTCGCGGCGATGGGCGTGGTGATCGCGCTGATGCTGCGCGACGACGGCGCGCGTCCGCAGCTCCTGTGGTCGGCGGGTGCCACGGCGGTGGTGATCGCGGTGGCGCTCCTGCGGGAGTGGGCCACGCGACGTACGCGCCATACGTAA